One Asterias rubens chromosome 8, eAstRub1.3, whole genome shotgun sequence genomic window, tttttttgcttttgttttgattgtggTTTTGTGGTTGGTTGGTTGTCCCCTGTTGTGTTAGTGTTAGGCCTAGTATTatattaaattttaataaaaatatttaattttaaaaacaacacatttaCACCTCATCCTCGGTCACAACACAAGTAAATTTGATGAGTGTAGCTTAGGAGGCAAAGGGTTGGTTGCTGCAGTGTGAGGGACACTTATGAATTGCAATAGATTTATAACAAGATGTAATCATGGTATAAATATAATGCAAAACCATGCCCATGGAGGTTTTCTACCCTCCAATGTGATAGTCCATGACCAAACTCAGGACCCAAACTAAGCATGCCAAGTAAGGGGTCAAGTCAAGCATATATAACCTTTCAAATTCAACCCAAGTTCCAATCATAGGGGCCTAGTAGTGTTACtgtttgctttaattttctgccaaacaCAAAGGATAGAAATTGGTCATCGTCAATTGAGTCATACCTCATCAGTCATATCATTGAGAATTGAGCTACGtgtctaacaatgttttaatatGGTTGTAATTTCTAATGAGCATGTACTCTGCAGAGCCTTTTAATTATGGTTTTATCATGGTTTTATTGACAAAACAGTCATCTCAACCCTCGCATATACTCGGTGCATTTTTAGCTGTATCGTTCCTACTTCCCCCATGTCTAACTATATCTGGCAGTTGGTCTACTGGGCTTAAAAGTTACAGACTGTATGCATGGAACATCAGGAAAAATTAATAGTGCAAACTGTGCAAGAAGGCGTCGCAATCAAGGCTACCCTTCTTGAAGTAGCGCTCTCGTATTATAAATTCCTTTGGTTTTGATCTCTATTTCAACAGAGGAGGAGACCcttcagccatgacacccttcaAGACTGTCTTTACATACTCTGCTCTCATGCTGTTCTTCCCTATctttatgtactttttttcaaaacaagttATCTTTGATGGTAAGTTAAAAAAAGGGCAACTCAAAAGTTTTTCAATGAGACTTATTCCTTGTGGTTTCCGGTTTACAAAATACCAATCAAGAGGGCTCATTTCTAAATACGTAAcaattgaacaaaattatacCTAAATTCTGATGACACAATATCTTAAACCTTTTCCTCTAAAGTGTTTTGCTTGTTCAATGTGAAATTGTTAACCACTTACAAACCCAAAAGCATATGAAAAATGCAAAACTATTTGggaaataatacaaacaaatggaAACCAGGTAATCAGCTTTTGCTTTGAAAAacctggaaaaacaaaaactatctAAAGTGTGTAGTCTAGTAGTGTACACAGGCAGACAGGCAATCACTTTGCTGTAATTGTTTCCCCTTTAAGGGAATAAGGGTGCTGGAATTCTTGCTTAAAACCTGCCTTTTCCTGATTCCAGATAATTTGTCCTTTAGTATTTAgtacaaaaaaatcattgcaGTTGGTGAATACACTGAATTGGCATACAGTTCTAGGCAACAACTCAAGAGGGACTTGACATTAATATTATCTCCAAACTTGGTTTTCGGATTGGTCTTGGAAacccccagaagcctattgtttttggacacCCTTCGGCAAATGTCAAGGTCAttatagaaaaaaaggaaaaaatgctGTCCGAGCAATAACTGAAGAATAACCTTGACTTCATAAAACAGGCTTTCCCAATAGCATTTCTGGACCACGGTTGATTGTCATGAAACGGGCTGGCTTGCAGGAAATTTGTGTAATTCTgattatttaacaaaaatgctTATGTGTAGTAGTAAACTTTTACTAATACTGATGTTGAAATAGGTAAACACAAAACTGGGTTAGTCAATAATGCTCTTTTTATTGTGACTTTGTTCTCCCAAGGATTATTCGGAATGGAGTCAAATAGTAGTGTCTTCTATGCTGCCATGGTAGCTGTTGTTGTAGTCCATATCGTCCTTGGTATGTTTGTGTGGGCAGCGTTTAATGAGAAAGCCCCAGCCCCCACCTTAAGAGACTCCAAGCGTGAATGACAAAGTAGACTTTTAATGGACTCTTTGTTACATTTTGATGTCACATGGAAACTGGCAACAGCAGAGGGCAAATGGACAGGAGAACCTTTCGTTTTGGCTTCTTTTGGAATTTCGAGACATTAGAGGCCGACAGTTCTGTAACCTGCATCCCTCTTACATTGTCTGGAGCCATTATGGATTTATCAATGAATTTGACATTAAAAGTAAAGAAACACCATTGATCACCAGATTTTTAAACGAATGGTTAATCGCTGGCACATACCTTATTTGAGTTTTTTTCAATTGGGGTTCAACAGATCAAAGTTTAACATAACAATTTGATACTACAGTGTATATGTAACAATCATCTTTCAAGAGAATATTTCTGCTTGTGTATCAAActatcaaaaatacaaaattgttcTCAAGTAAGCCAACTTTTTTTAACTACCATGTTTGAAAATtgattcctgtttttatccagtTATTTCCCCAAACCAGTGTTCATTACTTGCTGGATGATTGGATGGGCTATATAGAAAGAAACAGTACACGTATACATCTATTAACTGCAGTACTTTTTACCTGTTATCAGTTTTAAAAACtatactgtaggcctactcaaGTTATTACACAcataaggccttttcacactatagaAAATCTCTGTGTTTTGGACGTGGGTCAAGTCTAGGTACATGTACGCGTATGTTCCTTTCTCTATGCCCGTACTGACCTTTATTGTCACactacaacatttcaacatgGTTTGACCACTGTAGAGTGCTTGGGCTTGGTTTATGGAGTTGCATTAAAAGCTAGATTTTCTTTGATGATTTGTGCAAAAAAAAGATGAACTTTGCTTTCCAAACATTTTGTGCCAGGTTTGGAGCCGGAAGTAGTGAAACTTTTGGGCAAGAAACAGAACCCAAAATGACTTACTAACAGGGTAGAATGTGCAAGTCTCATGCGAATTTGTTTAgaatctttttttgtttttgtcatacatgtataaacaaaacaagatcATTCTTTAAATGGGCCCAATATTGAATACAAGTGTGACTTGCACAGTCTAAACAGAGATAAAACAGAGGTACATGTAATACTATAACTTGAATAAACAACATCTGAAAATAATAGTTCTTGGACTTAATGCCTTTTTTATTACTCTAGCGTGGACATACATGTGTAGATCGACTTCAATTAACTTTACACTTTTAATAGATTATTCTGTattgcaatttgttttgaagtatgaaaTCAGTGAAGCTACAGTGCATCTTCCAATATTCACCTCAAGATAAATGGCCTATAGTGATGCATTGTACCTAACCGGGAGATAACGTCATTTTGGCATATAATTATGCATACTGCCCTGTGGGACTGTACTATTTCTGTCCTTTAACAAGGACATAATTCTGAACATTATTTGTGGTTGGGTTGATTTGACATTTATGTAAACCTCAAAAGTACAAATCAATATTTAGAGAAATCAatgtgttttctctttttaatactgaaaagatgtttttttgttaaactgaGAACTCAATAACAACCCCATCGCAGAAAAAAACCTGTCTCCATAAGTTACATTTAAAAAGATACATTTATCAGTTTGTAGActctttcaattcaatttccattcaaaaaaataacaaatagttACAAAGGGATTTCAGAACcttttattttcttccattttcaAAGTAATTGTATTCAACAGTTGTTCCGTGGACGAAATCATTCAAATTTATAAATACTACATCAGTTATCAAAAATATAAGCAAGAATTTGTGTTGCATAACAATTTAAAGGGCAAATAAAGAGGTATTGGTATTTGACCAGTAAAAGGGTAATAAAGGAGTTGAATTATATTTTCAACTgcattttttaaagcattttaacGAAACATTCAATTGCCCTTATTATTTTCTCTCTCATTATCCCATACTTTCTCGCCAGCTATAAAAGTTTGTTTGACATTTAGATCATCATCTAGAAGAACGAAGTCTGCCTCTGTCCCATAGTCAAGGGTACCTTTTAGATGTTGGATAGTCAGTAGTTGGGCAGGGTGTAGGGTTGCTGCTTCAAGGGCCTCTACTGTGGTACAACCAGTTGCATGCTTGAAATGTCGTATACAGGAGTCCATTGTGGCAATGCTGAAAATAAACCACAGATAATGAGGGTTTTTAatagcaggcatgatattttgtcaTTGGAAAAAGTACAAACATTCTATTGAGTACAATTCTATTGAGCAGACCTATGTCCTGCACATGATGTAGGGTTCAAAAGACTTTTCATCGGGCTATTTACCACTATTTGTCTGATATTTCTAACAACCCAAAAATCGGGGAAAAATTTAAAGTGGGAAGAACATCTTGCCtgtaatataatttgttaagtacatgtatgaactcTGTTTCACACTATTTGAGGAAAGACACTCCTTTTTTGAAAAGGGAAATATTACTCAGGTAGTGGTCATTAAGAGAACGGGTTGTGTAATATTGTTCAGTATTTCAATAGATGTTTTAATTATGAATTGAATTGGTGGTTAAGAATATGGTTTTACACACTAATATGGCagtgtgtgtaaagcactgtatgactgtaaactcagtactttcccctgaTTTCCTGTGAATGAAAAataccacaggcatattactctgtcGGTATTTGAACACACGACTGTTGTCATTCTGGAGCATATGTCTTACCACAAGcccaccaagattgcccagtagctagaggcagtttgaatacTACATTGAGCAGCGGGTatggaaacatttcattttcatatgACTCTGAGAAAGTATCGGTGCATGGTTTAAACCAATTAATAATTTCAGTAGGCCTATTGTAGAGAATTTGGAATCTAAGATAGATTTCCGTTTTAAAGTAATAATAACTACTTACCTCCCACTCAGTACCTGTGTACCTGTCACATATGCCCCATTATCAGTAACATCTACTGACACGCTGCCAAGGTAATGTGTACCTCTAGGGAAGCCCATTGCTGCTATAGCATCTGTCACCAGAACAATACCTTTACAAAACAGAACAGACAAGAATTTATGCACTCGTACAAATATATAAATcctttttattgggggggggggtagggttaGAGTTATTTAGACAGGTCAATGATAAGACCTTGCATGAAAACTGAAACACTATAACAACTAAATTACCATTTGGATGGGCCCTGTAGGCTATTCTCAGTGCAGCTGGATTAGTGTGTATGCCATCGGCTATCATACCATAGAACACTGTGGTGTCTGTTGGAATCTCATCACTCGTCAGTAGTCCCACTAGTCCTGGGTCTCGATGGTGAAACTAGTCaagtaaaaacatgaaaataatcCATTGAAATTTTGTCCTGTGTTGATACAAAATGAGTCAACCCACTTTCCTTAAGAGTTTCCTCAAATTATAATTAAATTcagtggcactattggtaattatactcaaattaatgtttagtataaaaacttaattggagcaatggagagctgttggtagtataaaatattgggagaaacggctccctctgaagaaacgtagttctcgagaaagaaataatttttcacgcatttgattttgagacttcagattttgaatttgatgtcttgaaatcaagcatctgaaagcacacatcttcaggtgacaagggtgttttttcttccattgttatcttgcaactttgacgaccaattgagttcaaattttcacaggttttttttgtatgcatatgttgagatacaccaagtgtgaagaggtctttgacatctaccaatagtgtccagtgtcttgaagtgATTGAGTATCCTTATGACTGAACGTTACCGTTAAATATACTTTGAGCAGGTGTTTGATTCTGGCAGCTAAGAGACAGCCTCACTGCCATGGATAGCGTGAGTGTATATTGAATTTTACGATTCGCCACTAACCCCTGGAAGGAAAGGGTTGAAAAACAATGCTGATTGGATAACCAGAACCTGCTCTTCACacatgcttgttaaaaactttTGAGCGCTTGTggagcatttttgttttacgtGGTCACCCTAAAAGGCATATAGTTCGACATGTCACAATATCAAAGCTGTTCTATTGACTTGGTACCTCTTTTAAGTGCTCTGCATACATCTCTAACACAGAATAAATCAACCACAGGACCAATTGAAACATCCATCTCATTGGGATATTTCAAGGTCACACTTCCAGGGGGTTAAGATCATGCAAGGCATGTTAAAAAGGGGCGAGGCGAGATCGGCTactcaaacaaacatttatcTCTTTTGCAAGAACTCTACAAACAATCTTAAATTGCAGTGAGGATAAACAGAGAACTAACTGACTAGGTTCAAACTGCTGTTGGAGTAATAGTCCTCAACTACTTGTAGGCGTAGTCATGGCGTAGTCATGCTCTTTGCAACTCACAACACCCACATTGCTTCAAGCTTGGCTTGCAATGAATAGAATTATTTTAGTTGTACTTACTGGCAGCATTGCGTTAAAGAGATGAGTGATATATGTAGCTCCATGCCTCACAGCATCTTCTGCCATTGTTAGATTAGCAACAGTATGTCctacatttataaacaaatcaaaagcaAAATTCAGTTTCAATCTTTCAAGTAAACATCTATCTAGGTTTACATATTAAACTAGGCTCAATTTCAAGGCACTGCTTATGGAAAGCAATTAAAACGCGCTTATGGTAGCAGAAAAATATGTGCTAAATGCAATTGTATTTCACAAGTTAACAAAGTGTTAGCTTAAAGGAATGCACTTGTGGGTCTTAAACCCAAGGGAACCACGGACCCCGCAAGGAAAATCTGTTAAAAAGggaataatataacaatagcAAGACCCCACAGACCGGATCCTTAAAATGGTACGCTTGAGCACAAGCAAACCTCGTGTTACTAAACATTGTTTCCTTAAACGGCTCGCAGAATGTTGACTGTAGTTGGAGAATTTTGTTGCATGCAGAGCCATGggcctacatgtagatgtcTTAAAAGACTTTCTTTATGTAGTTATGCCGCTTGTTAGTTATGGATAGGACAACCTAGGAGGAGTCCATCTTTCCTAGAGTTTGTGggccactaaaaaaaaaaagaggtaagGTAAGGGCATAACTAAACATACATGATCAATCAATTTATGATTGTAGATACTGTCCAGCAACATTCCTTACCGAGTGAGACGACAACTCCTTTATTTGAAAGCTTGGATATGACTTTGGATATTTGGCAAGACTCTGGTGCCAGTGTCACAATAGAAACATTGTCCAGTGAGTGATAGACATCTTCAATCTGCTCAAAGCTGTTCAGATTGGTACAGTCTTTAATCAGCTCAACAGGATGGGCGCCATTCTTTTCTTTGCTGATAAAGGGTCCTTCTAAATGAATTCCTAAATAAAAATATAGTATCAAAAAAAGGCGATTTAATAAGGACAACATTTTGCATGATTTTATCTTGTTCTCAAATGGTTCAAAAGTTTGTGGTTTTTCCTCGAACCTTTATGCAATCCAAGGTCAATGATTGCACGCCTGTTTAACAGTATCTCCCCCATGCACACTGATGCATGTTGATGGAAAATAGCATGGCTGACATCCAAATATTCAGCAGGCTTCGGGGAAGTTTGTTGATGCTTGTCTGACTCAGGCAGCCAATTTTCCGCATGGTAGTTTTTCATGCAAATCGGTTGAAAGCTTTGTCCACAACATGCAAATGGAATAAGAAATGTGAAAGTTCAGATAGGGCACAAATGCATGAAGTAGAAAATTCAAGGCTTTGTAAGCCGGAGGAGAAGGGCTTCAAGGAATGGATGGGGGCACAGATGAGATTTTATTCTTGCAAAACAACAGTTCTGAGGCAGATCCTACATACGTACCTAAGAACACAAATACCATTCAGCATTACATCTTTACACATGAGTTCATTTGAGAAAGGTCCCCCTGACCCGAGGTCAAAAGAAACTAGCTCACAGGCCTATCCTGTGCATGGGACACATTTCCATCATTTCAtcatcgttttacctctaaaaTGATGGTGAGGTGAAATTAACAGCATACGCAAATTCTAAAGTTTTCGATTTTGTTCAAGGGGAAGATAACTTTACTTTCATGAGAGCCTTTGAATTCTTACCTAGGATACCTGCTCCTGTTCGACTTCCACATGTCCTCTTTATCTGGGGGAGGATCTACAAGTAAATAAGATGGAAACGTTACAAAAATCAGTCATCTGTACCAACTTGCCTTTGCCAAAAAGATATGATAAGATCAGTAGAGTGGAATAGACCTTTTGTTTGAGCTTCATTAAACTTTACACTTTTTCATTTCCATAGAGGAGTTTATATGCTGCTGCAACTTGTTTCTGGAAAGCATACACAACGCAGAAATCCACACTTTGGCGAGGGAAAACTGGGTCAAACAACATATAGATTATtctaaaaactaaaataataaaaacatctaGGGCCTTATAAATTATTCTTGTTATTCTTACCTTTTTGTACATCGATGGAGAGGATGTGATTACAGTAGGGCAATATGATGTCACTCCATGTGCAAGTAGTTTTTTAGATACTGTAGCGAGGCCTTTGGCAAGAGATTCTGGATTTGAGGAAAAATCAACACCAAAGGCTCCTAGaaaagaataacaataaaaggGACAAttcttaaatacaaaaaatcaacCCAACAGTAATCTcttgatattttaaaaatgaaacactGCTCACAAAAAAGTGTTTTCGGGTGTGctaaatacataaaaaagcatCGGTAGCTGATgctaattataaaaaaaaattgtataactGTATAATATAGGACTAAAAGCAAGGTTAGGAAAATCACATTAGGGACTCAAGTATCTGTTAACCCCCTCCTTTTTAGACTACATAGGACTGGAAATGGAAAAAATAAGGTTTATTGAAAGTTATTCCCCTTTTTTAACTTCTTTTTTAGTTTAGCCAACAATGTTACTTTAACGTTTAtgtattaaattaaatttaccaTTGATCTGAGTATCAATAAAACCTGGGGATATGATGCAGTCTTTACAATCCACTTGAAAGTCTGCATGTCCTTTCTCAATGAAAAAGAGCCACTCTGGGTTGAGGATCTTTCCATCTCGGACCCAGAGGTCTTCCCTGATGATGGCATGCTGATAAAGAATGCGGCAGTTTCTGAATTGAGTGATAGGTGACTTCACTCTAGAGGACATAGTTTTAGACATCGATGTTAGACCATCATTAGGAGGTAAGGTGATGTTACTTTTAAGGCGACGCCCtgcaaaatacaacaaattttaaacttcGGTAATACGCTGCAAAAGATAAAATATGAAAGCTAATGTTGAAAATTTCAATATCCGACTGCCACTTTCTACTAAGAAAAGATTTTCAAAAGACATTGGACTTCATTTCCCCTTTTTTAATATTCCTCATTGAAGAGTTTTAATCACGAAGCAGAAAATCTCACGCACAATGCCCAGAGGAACTAAAAGTTTGAAGTGGCATTGTCAAGATTAGCAGTGTCAAGACTGCTGTTGACCTGGTTACAGCTCATGGTCATGGTCAAAAGGTTTGTTAGTCTGAAGGTTCGTTTGTCCGAAGTTTCGTTAgcccgaaggttcaatagtccgaaTGTTCGATAGTCCAAAGGTTTGATAGtacgaattgacaataaggtccaTCCAATAGTCCGAATTGAAAATAAGGTTCAATCGTCAATTCAGACtatcggaccttagtgtcgatTCGGACTACCGAACCTTCGGACCAGTGAACCTTCAGATCAGTGAAGCTCCGAACTAATGAACCTTCAGACTATCGCATCAAATGCTCGGATTAACAAACCCTATTTCCTTTTCGGATTAATGAACCCCCTGTTATTGGAAATTTGTgcgttcggactatcgaaccatcggactattgaaccttcggactaacagACCTTCAGGCTATCGGTTGGATACCGTCGACCTGATAGTAACTGTTCCTATCATTCTGTCAACGTTACAAAATTACACATAGCGACACTGTAGTTAGATATGTAATTTTTGCTTTTGATAGGCTTTTGGTACAAGTTACATGTACGGTCCTGTCGCTTCAATTTATCTACAAAGCTGCAAACATTTTAGATGTGTTTCATAACCCTTCCACTGCTACCATCGGGAGGCTGGAGGGTTACCATGGTTACGATATCAAAAGCAAAGTCATGACAGACATGACATTGACAAAGTGGTTAGTGTATGAAACTGTccgacagtgacagtgacacgGACCAATAATACAAGGAACAGATCCTTGCTTGCTTTAGTTTAGTTTATTGCAGCAGAAGATTGGGAAGATATGGGGTTTATTTTAATAAGGCCGAGGCCTAAACTACCTGACACTGTGACAGTTACTGTGACAGTAACTGCCCGCCAGGCTACGTACTGACTGTGTTTTAaagtaacacgttgccttagatcggacgagttggtctataaaaagcgtttgtaaccgtttgttataaaatgcataatatggttggaaagacgttttatttaaaagtagaatacaatgatccacacaa contains:
- the LOC117293668 gene encoding vacuolar ATPase assembly integral membrane protein vma21-like, with translation MAEFQSDVKMNRGGDPSAMTPFKTVFTYSALMLFFPIFMYFFSKQVIFDGLFGMESNSSVFYAAMVAVVVVHIVLGMFVWAAFNEKAPAPTLRDSKRE
- the LOC117293667 gene encoding N-acetylglucosamine-6-phosphate deacetylase-like, yielding MSKTMSSRVKSPITQFRNCRILYQHAIIREDLWVRDGKILNPEWLFFIEKGHADFQVDCKDCIISPGFIDTQINGAFGVDFSSNPESLAKGLATVSKKLLAHGVTSYCPTVITSSPSMYKKILPQIKRTCGSRTGAGILGIHLEGPFISKEKNGAHPVELIKDCTNLNSFEQIEDVYHSLDNVSIVTLAPESCQISKVISKLSNKGVVVSLGHTVANLTMAEDAVRHGATYITHLFNAMLPFHHRDPGLVGLLTSDEIPTDTTVFYGMIADGIHTNPAALRIAYRAHPNGIVLVTDAIAAMGFPRGTHYLGSVSVDVTDNGAYVTGTQVLSGSIATMDSCIRHFKHATGCTTVEALEAATLHPAQLLTIQHLKGTLDYGTEADFVLLDDDLNVKQTFIAGEKVWDNERENNKGN